Proteins encoded by one window of Teretinema zuelzerae:
- a CDS encoding HD domain-containing protein — MLDRKFVLKIFEAFSIERWNDLVRPFEIIEMDKTAEKTVLAYMIGKFEEERGVKVDWRRIIYGSFFDLLRKIALCDIKAPVQRMIREEYPEEFERLNHWVLDQYRDVIVDCALFSEFENHLFLPIDASDSTSRILKAAHKYSTLREVEMLRLVNEPFRLIEIEKGLNRDLEAFLDLRCMQLLVTKQQPYDFLMQIERLRFQTRWNQTPRVPRTSVLGHSYFVAVMTLLLGRNSPLCDKRFYNNFFSALFHDLPEAVTRDIISPVKQATHHLPQIVKEIEDRIVERELLPLMDKSYRDELLYFTANEFENRIRDTEGKVVEVTYEELNESYNDEKFHPIDGKLVRFADHIAAFIEADSSIQYGITSTHLREGRRNILSLYPEGKVVNGIHAHAFFAEFPAAITQVL; from the coding sequence ATGCTTGATAGAAAATTCGTTCTGAAAATCTTCGAGGCTTTTTCCATTGAAAGATGGAATGATCTTGTAAGGCCCTTTGAAATTATTGAAATGGATAAGACCGCAGAAAAAACGGTTTTAGCCTATATGATCGGAAAATTCGAAGAAGAACGGGGCGTAAAAGTCGATTGGCGCCGGATTATTTACGGGTCGTTTTTCGACCTGCTTCGAAAAATCGCGCTTTGCGATATAAAAGCTCCGGTGCAAAGAATGATCCGAGAAGAATATCCGGAAGAATTTGAACGATTGAATCATTGGGTTCTCGATCAATATCGGGATGTCATAGTCGATTGCGCTTTGTTCTCGGAATTCGAAAATCATCTCTTTCTTCCCATAGATGCATCGGATTCGACTTCCAGAATACTGAAAGCCGCGCATAAGTATTCTACACTTAGAGAAGTAGAAATGCTTCGTCTTGTCAATGAACCATTCCGGCTTATCGAAATAGAAAAAGGGCTTAATAGGGATTTGGAGGCTTTTCTTGACCTGCGTTGCATGCAACTGCTCGTTACCAAACAACAGCCGTATGATTTCTTGATGCAAATTGAACGGTTGCGCTTCCAAACCCGATGGAATCAGACCCCCCGGGTTCCAAGGACCAGCGTTCTCGGTCATTCGTATTTCGTCGCGGTGATGACTCTGTTACTGGGAAGAAACTCGCCTCTATGCGATAAACGGTTTTACAACAACTTTTTTTCCGCTCTGTTCCACGATCTCCCCGAAGCAGTCACAAGGGATATTATATCACCCGTAAAACAGGCAACCCACCACCTGCCTCAAATCGTCAAAGAAATTGAAGACCGTATCGTTGAACGAGAATTGCTCCCCTTGATGGATAAGTCTTATCGGGACGAACTGCTGTATTTCACCGCTAACGAATTTGAAAACAGAATTCGCGATACCGAAGGAAAGGTCGTAGAAGTCACGTATGAAGAGCTGAACGAATCCTATAACGACGAGAAATTTCATCCCATCGACGGCAAGCTCGTACGTTTCGCTGATCATATAGCAGCGTTTATCGAAGCAGATTCCTCCATACAGTACGGAATTACCTCAACGCATCTACGGGAAGGCAGAAGAAATATTTTATCTCTTTATCCTGAAGGAAAAGTAGTCAACGGTATTCATGCGCATGCTTTTTTTGCGGAATTTCCGGCTGCAATCACTCAAGTATTGTAA
- a CDS encoding OmpA family protein: MKIILLFLYILCVSNNILHSDEASTQLSDKIAGQTRYTMTERSNWSRYDNGSYTGLTHREIRANLRAEGISANTRFSGFFYVLEETKKDMILAARPVDAIKEASFTLHADGSMEFHTDYGYPHFRNFPLIPNEAIKPGDIWESEAIRVIDPKNNGTKTKLPILVQYTFTGMQEYKGRQVQKIKAKFATRFSKYNMPAVKDPELIQANGTHDAEILINPETGVTMLILDRLDETFQYLDGSTIRFKGNTAIFTESAARVEKTAILSKVKNQNNEASKKNKGLSQNDSFSSSADAALPEKTKFADPVNHVQDLPAAAEKSGRGGNGMITQTPETVALLEDGSSFLLEETPKGLRLSVRDIRFMADSDSVLPDEYWRIDALADILRSAEGSQFLVEGHTAKIGKPRGELELSILRAKKIVDELVKRGIAADRFIYAGFGGEKPIADNATDKGRSMNRRVEITILE, from the coding sequence ATGAAAATTATTTTACTTTTTTTATACATATTATGCGTTTCAAATAATATTCTTCATTCTGATGAGGCATCAACGCAGTTATCGGACAAAATTGCCGGGCAGACTCGTTATACCATGACGGAACGCTCGAACTGGTCACGGTACGACAACGGATCATATACAGGATTGACCCATCGCGAAATCAGAGCAAATTTGCGTGCAGAGGGAATTTCAGCGAATACCAGGTTTTCCGGCTTTTTTTACGTTCTCGAAGAAACAAAAAAAGACATGATTCTGGCCGCGAGACCGGTGGATGCCATAAAAGAAGCATCGTTCACACTGCATGCCGATGGATCCATGGAGTTTCATACGGATTATGGATATCCTCATTTCCGCAACTTCCCCTTGATTCCAAATGAAGCGATCAAACCTGGAGATATATGGGAAAGCGAGGCAATCCGAGTGATAGATCCAAAGAACAATGGAACAAAGACGAAGCTTCCAATACTCGTTCAATACACTTTTACCGGAATGCAGGAATATAAGGGCCGGCAGGTGCAAAAAATAAAGGCGAAATTCGCTACACGATTCTCGAAATACAACATGCCGGCAGTAAAGGATCCCGAGCTTATCCAAGCAAATGGAACCCACGACGCAGAAATACTAATAAATCCGGAAACCGGCGTTACCATGCTTATTTTGGACCGTCTTGACGAAACATTTCAATATCTCGACGGGAGCACGATTCGATTTAAAGGAAACACAGCGATTTTTACCGAGTCTGCGGCTAGGGTAGAAAAAACAGCAATTTTATCTAAAGTAAAAAACCAAAATAACGAAGCTTCGAAAAAAAACAAGGGATTATCTCAAAATGATTCATTCTCATCCAGTGCAGACGCTGCCTTACCCGAAAAAACGAAATTTGCTGATCCAGTAAATCATGTTCAAGATCTTCCTGCCGCCGCTGAGAAAAGCGGCCGAGGCGGAAACGGTATGATTACACAAACACCTGAAACAGTTGCCCTGCTGGAGGATGGATCGTCATTTCTTCTGGAAGAAACGCCGAAGGGACTGAGGCTTTCAGTCAGGGACATCCGTTTTATGGCCGACAGCGATTCGGTATTGCCTGATGAGTACTGGAGAATCGATGCCTTGGCCGATATCCTCCGTTCGGCGGAAGGTTCCCAATTCCTTGTTGAAGGACACACCGCGAAGATAGGGAAGCCCCGGGGAGAGCTGGAGTTATCGATTTTACGAGCAAAAAAAATCGTGGACGAGCTTGTGAAAAGAGGAATCGCGGCTGATCGATTCATATATGCCGGCTTCGGAGGCGAAAAACCGATTGCCGATAACGCAACCGACAAGGGACGATCGATGAACCGCCGGGTCGAAATTACAATACTTGAGTGA
- the recN gene encoding DNA repair protein RecN, producing the protein MIEDLSVRDFALIDSVSLDIENGFTVLSGETGAGKSILIGSLSFLLGGKATADSIRTGCDEARVSGTVYLPESAKSAREWLADKNIQLEDNRVILRRSLRQSGKTQTWIQDALVTRQELADFTSFLVDMHGQHDHQSLLRVDQHRRFLDVFAGLEEDVRDFTRLYAELALNRKKKDELSLSAKERSDRMELLSFAVSEIDSASISENEEVELESEEQRLRQFEKLYSLSDQITSLLSKDEGIVPSLKKVKNLTDSSSIIDSSLSQIDARVQNVFYEIEDISESFRQYSESLIYDPARLDYIEERLSDLFKLKKKYGPTISDVLAYSKEAKNELQALENSDEDRAQLDATIAEIEKELFRLGKAISKRRKESALILQTKVEEILRTLGMPGTLFHVSIQEREGSDTIQMCGPWGFDDIEFQIAPNQGEPLRPLAKIASGGELSRIMLALKTVLADADETDTLIFDEIDTGIGGEIALAVGGHLRDLSKRKQVLCITHLASIAVRADNQIKIEKNIADGKTITRASAVVGDKRIEEIARMLSGDGYSEASLQHATELLNKYR; encoded by the coding sequence ATGATTGAAGACTTATCCGTTCGCGATTTTGCATTAATTGATTCGGTTTCGCTGGATATTGAAAACGGTTTTACCGTTTTATCAGGAGAAACTGGAGCAGGAAAATCAATTTTAATCGGTTCTCTTTCTTTTTTGCTGGGCGGGAAAGCAACTGCTGACAGCATACGGACAGGTTGCGATGAGGCTAGAGTTTCTGGAACTGTATATTTGCCGGAATCAGCAAAAAGCGCTCGCGAATGGTTAGCTGATAAAAACATTCAGCTTGAAGATAATCGCGTTATTCTTCGCCGATCGCTTCGTCAATCCGGCAAGACTCAGACATGGATACAGGACGCTCTTGTTACCCGCCAGGAATTAGCAGATTTCACGTCTTTTCTAGTCGATATGCATGGACAGCATGATCATCAATCCCTGCTTCGCGTGGACCAGCATCGCCGTTTTTTAGATGTCTTTGCCGGATTGGAAGAGGATGTTCGGGATTTCACCCGTTTATATGCTGAATTAGCGCTGAATCGCAAAAAAAAAGACGAACTTTCACTGTCTGCGAAAGAAAGATCCGATCGGATGGAATTGTTGTCGTTTGCTGTTTCGGAAATCGACTCTGCCTCAATATCCGAAAACGAAGAGGTAGAACTTGAATCAGAAGAACAGCGCCTTAGACAATTCGAAAAACTGTATTCTCTTTCTGACCAGATAACCTCGTTATTATCAAAAGACGAAGGAATCGTTCCTTCTTTAAAAAAAGTTAAGAATCTGACGGACTCTTCTTCAATTATTGATTCTTCATTGAGCCAAATTGATGCCCGCGTGCAAAATGTTTTTTACGAGATAGAAGACATCTCTGAGTCGTTTCGACAATATTCTGAAAGCTTGATCTATGATCCTGCCAGGCTTGATTACATCGAAGAACGTTTGAGCGATCTTTTTAAACTAAAAAAGAAATACGGTCCCACGATTTCCGATGTGTTGGCTTATTCGAAAGAAGCAAAAAACGAACTTCAAGCTCTTGAAAATTCGGATGAAGATAGAGCTCAGCTCGATGCGACGATAGCGGAAATAGAGAAAGAGCTTTTTCGGCTTGGTAAGGCGATATCGAAGCGAAGAAAAGAGTCGGCATTGATCCTTCAGACAAAAGTTGAGGAAATTCTGCGTACGTTAGGCATGCCTGGAACGCTTTTTCACGTTTCTATTCAGGAACGCGAAGGTTCAGACACGATTCAAATGTGCGGTCCATGGGGGTTCGACGATATCGAGTTTCAAATAGCTCCGAATCAGGGCGAACCTCTTCGGCCTCTTGCCAAGATCGCTTCGGGCGGCGAATTGTCAAGAATTATGCTTGCGTTGAAAACCGTTTTGGCAGACGCCGACGAAACCGATACCTTGATATTCGACGAAATCGATACAGGAATCGGCGGAGAGATTGCGCTGGCGGTAGGCGGGCATCTCAGGGATTTATCGAAGAGAAAACAAGTATTATGCATAACGCATCTTGCGAGCATTGCAGTTCGCGCCGATAATCAGATTAAAATAGAGAAGAATATCGCTGACGGCAAAACAATTACTCGCGCTTCTGCCGTTGTTGGCGATAAACGGATCGAGGAAATAGCGCGAATGCTTTCAGGAGACGGATATTCCGAAGCCTCATTGCAGCATGCGACGGAATTATTGAATAAATATCGCTGA
- a CDS encoding M23 family metallopeptidase, with protein MIHILQKGETLYGISRKYNISTEALMAANKIADPSKLREGQRLSIPKTYTVKKGDTLFGIAREFNVDVERIITINNLKKDSSIRIGDMLLLPVDSSVQNHSESGLKIAEKNNRTQSPDFAGVPLSSVPPKPLEDPRTYTNQKVDKKIVWPVSALDISYLNGKLYGVSITSRLGEKVKTISSGAVLSIGPYRGFGQVVFLQAKSGYIYVYGGLDKISVKPGDTLNFGDEIGNLGSDSLSGKPKLYFMVYNKDVPVDPAKAPRGY; from the coding sequence TTGATTCATATTCTTCAAAAAGGCGAAACCCTGTACGGAATCAGCCGTAAATATAACATATCGACCGAGGCGTTGATGGCTGCGAATAAAATCGCCGATCCTTCAAAATTGCGCGAGGGTCAACGATTGTCGATTCCCAAGACATACACCGTAAAGAAGGGCGACACCTTATTCGGAATAGCGCGCGAATTCAACGTTGATGTTGAACGCATCATCACAATAAATAACCTCAAGAAGGACTCTTCGATACGAATCGGCGATATGTTATTGCTTCCCGTCGATTCATCAGTTCAAAACCATTCTGAATCAGGTTTGAAAATTGCAGAAAAGAATAATCGGACTCAATCGCCGGATTTTGCGGGTGTTCCTTTGTCATCCGTGCCTCCCAAACCTCTTGAAGACCCAAGAACGTATACAAATCAGAAAGTCGACAAAAAAATCGTGTGGCCTGTATCTGCATTGGATATATCATATTTGAATGGAAAGTTGTACGGCGTTTCTATCACATCAAGACTGGGCGAAAAGGTTAAAACGATTTCCTCCGGCGCAGTCCTTTCGATCGGTCCATATAGAGGCTTCGGCCAGGTTGTCTTTTTGCAGGCGAAAAGCGGATATATTTATGTTTATGGAGGTCTTGACAAGATATCCGTCAAGCCTGGTGATACACTCAATTTCGGTGATGAGATAGGAAATCTCGGATCCGATTCATTGTCCGGAAAACCAAAGCTATATTTTATGGTGTATAATAAGGATGTTCCGGTGGATCCTGCAAAGGCTCCCCGGGGCTATTAA
- a CDS encoding OadG family protein codes for MIQYFFGGFMTIPEMISQSGMLTVLGMGVVFSFLVILIAFMKLIEIFVKVTGIDKDAKTASSAATVAASPGLDQAVIAAIAAAINEKQKN; via the coding sequence GTGATTCAGTATTTTTTTGGAGGCTTTATGACAATACCTGAGATGATCAGTCAGAGCGGTATGCTGACTGTGTTAGGCATGGGCGTTGTTTTCAGTTTCCTTGTCATACTCATTGCTTTTATGAAACTCATCGAAATTTTCGTGAAGGTTACAGGTATTGACAAGGATGCGAAAACCGCATCAAGCGCTGCAACTGTTGCAGCTTCACCGGGCCTTGATCAGGCCGTTATCGCCGCCATAGCCGCGGCGATAAACGAGAAACAGAAGAATTAA
- a CDS encoding phospho-sugar mutase, producing the protein MNQNEILARANTYLSEEKDEKFAAEVRTLIDQKDFTELEDRFYQNLEFGTGGLRGIIGGGTNRMNTFMINRATQGLANYFIKTFPDKAKNGTLSAVVACDSRRYSDVFAEATALIFAANGFKTYLFTGLRPTPELSFAIRTLGCDTGVVVTASHNPPQYNGYKAYWNDGAQVTEPHDALIIDEVNAVSNIKSIGRNEALDKGLLKLIDAEVDEPYWAMVQSKLFRPQLIREKAPEVKIVYTPLHGTGAMHVEKVLGNLGLKVISVPEQREPDGNFPTVAYPNPEEAAALKMAVELGVKEKADVVMATDPDSDRFGSAVPGPDGSFVLISGNQMGALLTDYICLSRKELGTMPKNPAIIRSIVTSSMGDRIAASYGVHTLECLTGFKWIAAVMAQFEQTNKNSYVFGYEESYGYNIETEVRDKDGISAAALCAEMTLYWRSKGKSLLDRLNELFIAHGYFEEKAISKSFPGASGGETMKKLMSDLRTNGLKTLGGKKVSTIRDIKEKSSYSPSEPAVKTAIDLPSSNVLQFFLEDGSVVSARPSGTEPKIKFYISSVSQVEGTDLSSAKKAANKTISAIEAEIKAILDRA; encoded by the coding sequence ATGAATCAAAACGAAATTTTAGCGCGGGCTAATACCTACTTATCCGAAGAAAAAGATGAAAAATTCGCCGCAGAAGTGCGGACTCTCATAGACCAGAAAGATTTTACCGAGCTCGAAGACAGGTTCTACCAGAATCTTGAATTCGGAACAGGAGGTCTGAGGGGAATTATCGGCGGCGGCACGAACCGCATGAATACGTTCATGATCAACCGCGCAACACAGGGATTGGCGAACTACTTCATCAAGACGTTTCCGGACAAGGCGAAAAACGGCACTCTCAGCGCCGTCGTCGCCTGCGACTCCCGCAGATACTCCGACGTTTTCGCGGAAGCGACCGCTTTGATATTCGCGGCGAACGGTTTTAAAACCTATCTGTTCACCGGCCTGCGCCCCACGCCTGAACTTTCCTTTGCGATACGAACGCTCGGCTGCGATACCGGGGTAGTCGTTACCGCCTCCCATAACCCGCCGCAGTACAACGGGTACAAGGCCTATTGGAACGACGGCGCACAGGTAACCGAGCCTCACGACGCGCTCATCATCGATGAGGTGAACGCTGTTTCAAATATTAAATCGATCGGCAGGAATGAAGCGCTTGACAAAGGCCTATTAAAACTCATCGACGCAGAAGTCGACGAACCCTATTGGGCGATGGTTCAGAGCAAACTGTTCAGACCTCAGCTAATACGCGAAAAAGCTCCCGAGGTGAAAATAGTCTACACGCCCCTCCACGGAACGGGCGCCATGCATGTCGAAAAGGTTCTGGGCAATCTCGGACTCAAGGTTATTTCAGTTCCGGAGCAAAGAGAACCCGACGGCAACTTCCCGACGGTCGCCTACCCGAATCCAGAAGAGGCGGCGGCGCTGAAAATGGCCGTCGAACTCGGAGTCAAGGAAAAAGCGGATGTGGTAATGGCGACTGATCCCGACTCCGACCGATTCGGAAGCGCTGTTCCCGGCCCCGACGGATCTTTCGTGTTGATTTCAGGCAACCAAATGGGAGCGCTCCTTACGGATTACATCTGCCTTTCAAGGAAAGAACTCGGTACCATGCCGAAAAATCCTGCGATCATCAGATCGATCGTCACATCCTCAATGGGAGACCGGATTGCGGCAAGCTACGGAGTTCATACATTGGAATGCCTCACCGGATTCAAGTGGATCGCGGCAGTGATGGCTCAATTCGAACAGACGAACAAGAACTCGTATGTATTCGGCTATGAAGAAAGCTACGGATACAACATTGAAACGGAAGTCAGAGACAAAGACGGCATATCAGCTGCGGCCTTATGCGCGGAAATGACTCTCTATTGGAGAAGCAAGGGAAAGAGTCTTCTCGATCGCTTGAACGAGCTATTCATCGCTCATGGTTATTTTGAGGAAAAAGCAATAAGCAAATCGTTCCCCGGAGCGTCCGGCGGAGAAACCATGAAAAAACTGATGTCCGACCTTCGCACAAACGGATTAAAAACCCTGGGCGGAAAAAAAGTTTCAACGATACGGGACATCAAGGAAAAATCGTCTTACTCCCCTTCGGAACCTGCTGTAAAAACAGCGATAGATCTTCCTTCAAGCAATGTTCTCCAATTCTTCCTTGAGGACGGTTCGGTCGTAAGCGCCAGGCCCAGCGGAACAGAGCCTAAAATCAAGTTCTATATATCGAGCGTGAGCCAAGTAGAAGGAACGGATCTTTCATCTGCTAAAAAAGCGGCAAACAAGACGATTTCCGCCATCGAAGCAGAAATCAAAGCAATACTCGATAGAGCGTAA
- a CDS encoding sigma-70 family RNA polymerase sigma factor — MKSEKVIKERSRSKKVLEDSRNTKAGKKLRPQKDTDPLALYLKQISKYSLLNIDDEQEIGQKIQHIKLAIVSLKEAYLDRPADPVFLRESSKLEASLRELKNRMITANLRLVVSIAKNYQHRGLGLLDLIDEGNIGLIEAVERFDYTRGCRFSTYGTWWIRQAIIKSLADKGRIIRIPIHMLNTISKCFFVAKQLTQDLGRDPSPEELSEYLQIPAQRISEIMSLSQDTTSLDTTVDDDNNTRLSDLISDDSLIEPFELVFTATLQQTMDDVLSQLTEREMKIIKLRFGLTDKGPLTLEETGKLLGITRERVRQIQGKAISKLRGQQVLEAFYHD; from the coding sequence ATGAAATCGGAAAAAGTTATAAAAGAGCGTTCCCGTTCAAAAAAGGTTTTGGAAGATTCCCGGAATACCAAAGCCGGCAAGAAACTGAGGCCCCAAAAGGATACTGATCCCCTCGCTTTGTATTTGAAACAGATTTCAAAGTATTCTCTCCTTAATATCGACGATGAGCAGGAAATCGGTCAGAAAATTCAACATATCAAGCTTGCCATTGTATCATTGAAAGAAGCCTACCTGGATCGGCCCGCAGACCCTGTCTTTCTTCGAGAATCTTCGAAGCTGGAAGCGTCTCTGCGCGAATTAAAGAATCGAATGATAACCGCGAATCTCCGTCTTGTCGTTTCAATCGCTAAAAATTATCAGCATCGCGGACTTGGCCTCCTCGATCTTATCGACGAAGGCAACATCGGATTGATTGAAGCCGTCGAGCGTTTCGACTATACCCGGGGATGCCGGTTTTCAACATACGGTACGTGGTGGATTAGACAGGCGATTATAAAAAGTCTCGCTGATAAGGGCAGGATCATCAGAATCCCGATTCATATGCTGAATACGATCAGCAAGTGTTTTTTTGTCGCGAAGCAGTTGACTCAGGATCTCGGTCGCGATCCAAGCCCTGAAGAATTATCCGAATACTTGCAGATTCCCGCTCAGCGAATTTCTGAAATAATGAGCCTGTCCCAGGATACCACAAGCCTTGACACTACGGTCGACGACGACAATAACACCCGATTATCGGATCTGATCAGCGATGATTCGCTTATCGAACCCTTCGAGTTGGTTTTTACCGCGACTTTGCAGCAGACTATGGATGACGTTCTCAGTCAGTTGACGGAACGTGAAATGAAAATTATTAAGCTCAGATTCGGCTTGACTGATAAGGGTCCGCTGACGCTCGAGGAAACCGGCAAGCTGTTAGGGATTACAAGGGAGCGCGTTCGGCAGATTCAGGGAAAAGCGATAAGCAAACTGCGCGGACAACAGGTTCTCGAGGCTTTTTACCACGATTAA
- a CDS encoding 3'-5' exonuclease — translation MGQYDWVVSELNTLSFTAFDTETTGLDPVSQRIVEIGGIRFDSKGPRSRFNTLINPGTPMPAEASRINGITDAMLTGKPEAAIAIPDFLRFIGDSVLIAHNAPFDINFVNGELGRLRLPRLTNKVVDTRLFAKEVFPGLPKYALQDLAVRFGIQALEAHRAEDDARVCMELFLVCVQRLKELIPGLVAEVNAIEKNAQADEEKNNSIRTEATVSEDLFDDLEEDLFDEEIPI, via the coding sequence GTGGGACAATACGACTGGGTCGTTTCCGAGTTGAATACATTATCTTTTACTGCATTTGATACTGAAACCACAGGACTAGACCCGGTCAGCCAGCGGATAGTCGAGATCGGGGGAATACGATTCGATTCGAAAGGCCCTCGATCCAGATTCAATACGCTCATTAATCCGGGAACGCCGATGCCTGCAGAAGCTTCGCGAATTAACGGAATCACCGATGCGATGCTGACGGGAAAACCCGAAGCGGCTATTGCGATTCCCGACTTTCTGCGATTTATCGGCGACTCTGTGCTGATTGCCCACAACGCCCCCTTCGATATTAATTTTGTCAACGGCGAATTAGGCAGGCTCAGACTTCCCAGGCTGACGAATAAAGTAGTCGATACAAGGCTTTTTGCCAAGGAAGTATTTCCGGGCTTGCCCAAATACGCTCTGCAGGATCTGGCAGTTCGTTTTGGAATACAGGCATTGGAAGCACATCGAGCCGAAGACGACGCCAGAGTTTGCATGGAGCTTTTCCTCGTATGCGTTCAAAGGCTGAAAGAATTAATACCCGGTCTCGTAGCCGAAGTGAACGCCATCGAAAAAAATGCTCAAGCCGATGAGGAAAAGAATAATTCGATTAGAACAGAAGCAACCGTAAGCGAAGATCTATTCGACGATTTGGAAGAAGATCTCTTCGATGAAGAAATCCCCATCTGA
- a CDS encoding NAD(+)/NADH kinase, giving the protein MMESDRIAAVIVNTWKPEPLQIAKEVVSFLSAKNINSHIYYFDGSMAEKPFEKADFAVTLGGDGTVLFAARFFAERGIPIFPINLGEFGFIAGIQPDSWMIPLTEFLNGNTNGIERMLLHTEVYRGSERIFESEALNDAVVSGTGIARIVQMEVSFNGHSFGTYKADGIIVATPTGSTAYSAASGGPILAPDMSAFVLSPICAFSLSNRPIVLPSSGKMTLKILQSRQTNTILTVDGQEVCPLVTGDEIKISEASRRVMLIGCDSSVFYSALRSKLNWSGMPVSDKLNDKESKDQGYD; this is encoded by the coding sequence ATGATGGAATCCGATAGAATAGCGGCGGTCATCGTTAACACATGGAAACCGGAGCCTCTTCAAATTGCAAAGGAAGTCGTTTCATTTCTTTCTGCCAAAAATATTAATTCGCACATATATTATTTTGACGGTTCAATGGCAGAAAAACCTTTTGAAAAAGCTGATTTCGCTGTTACTCTTGGCGGCGACGGGACGGTTCTTTTTGCAGCGCGTTTTTTTGCCGAGAGGGGCATTCCGATTTTTCCCATCAATTTAGGAGAATTCGGATTTATTGCAGGAATTCAGCCGGACAGCTGGATGATTCCCTTAACAGAATTTCTTAACGGTAATACGAATGGCATTGAACGGATGTTGTTGCATACTGAAGTATATCGAGGTTCTGAACGGATCTTCGAATCCGAAGCATTGAACGATGCTGTCGTTTCAGGAACGGGAATTGCAAGAATTGTTCAAATGGAAGTATCGTTCAACGGACATTCATTCGGAACTTACAAAGCGGACGGCATTATCGTCGCTACGCCGACTGGTTCCACTGCCTACTCGGCGGCTTCAGGAGGGCCCATTTTGGCTCCTGATATGTCGGCTTTTGTATTGTCGCCTATTTGCGCGTTTTCATTGTCGAATAGACCGATTGTATTGCCCTCTTCTGGAAAAATGACCTTGAAAATTCTCCAGTCTCGTCAAACGAATACAATACTAACGGTCGATGGCCAGGAAGTATGCCCGCTGGTTACCGGAGACGAGATAAAAATCAGCGAGGCATCGCGGAGGGTTATGCTAATCGGCTGCGACTCAAGCGTGTTTTATTCTGCTCTCAGGTCTAAGTTGAACTGGTCGGGAATGCCTGTATCGGATAAACTGAACGACAAAGAGAGTAAGGACCAAGGTTATGATTGA
- a CDS encoding cyclic nucleotide-binding domain-containing protein, with translation MKKVDIFPEALFTSLVDIPMFSRIDRSDLDDLPSICNLYSYEPGEKIIQEGSVSVSLFILLSGDVDILKKGQQKEEIHINSLTMGATFGETSIFKDEPSTATVRARSLSLIMALSRENFSNYITKHPKAGLVIMTYIVYGLLEKLRSSNEVIAYEKEFMVSADDLDAMSALLPSNVEDMLS, from the coding sequence ATGAAAAAAGTTGACATATTTCCTGAAGCATTGTTTACGAGTCTTGTTGATATTCCCATGTTCTCGCGCATTGACCGATCGGATCTGGACGATTTGCCGTCTATATGCAATTTGTATTCCTACGAGCCTGGGGAAAAAATCATACAGGAAGGTTCTGTTTCCGTAAGTTTGTTTATTCTCTTATCCGGAGATGTGGACATCCTTAAAAAAGGCCAGCAGAAAGAGGAAATTCACATTAATTCGCTGACGATGGGAGCAACTTTCGGAGAAACATCTATTTTTAAAGACGAACCGAGTACAGCGACTGTTCGAGCGCGGAGCTTGTCTTTGATTATGGCTCTTTCGCGGGAAAATTTCTCCAATTACATCACAAAACATCCAAAAGCCGGCCTGGTTATTATGACGTACATCGTGTACGGCCTACTCGAAAAGCTCCGTTCGTCGAACGAAGTGATAGCGTATGAAAAGGAATTCATGGTGTCTGCCGACGATCTGGATGCAATGAGCGCTTTATTGCCCTCTAATGTCGAGGATATGCTTTCTTAA